A genomic segment from Lignipirellula cremea encodes:
- a CDS encoding DUF1552 domain-containing protein, which yields MSRFVSQLSRRCFLRATGVCLGLPWLESFAARGAEQPVDAPRRLAFLYVPNGVNVAAWQCSGAGVDYQLSPTLAPLSALKRDITVITGLNHENATPGTDGGGDHARSTAVYLTGVRPKKTGGSDILNGPSIDQVIARQTGRHTRLPSLELSTDGARTTGRCDSGYSCAYQFNLSWASPTRPVPAEQNPRAVFERLFGTADADDALAAGRKQLRRSVLDFVLDDAKSLQRNLPQVDRRKLDQYFTALRETERRIERAEQALEAPPTALSPAGIPESYQEHIRLMLDLSTLAFQTDAVRVATFTLANDGSNRAFSEIGVREAHHQLSHHRNNPATLEKIAQIDRFYVEQFAWFLEHLRNITEGEGTLLDNSMVLYGSCLSEGNKHLHSNLPILLAGRGGGTLSPNKLLAAPDPTPMCNLHLALAQRMGLNLDRFGDSEGALAGI from the coding sequence ATGAGCCGATTCGTTTCCCAACTGAGCCGACGTTGCTTCCTCCGTGCAACCGGCGTCTGTCTGGGCTTGCCATGGCTGGAATCGTTCGCGGCTCGCGGCGCCGAGCAGCCCGTCGATGCCCCACGACGCCTGGCTTTCCTCTACGTTCCCAATGGCGTAAATGTCGCCGCCTGGCAATGTTCGGGAGCCGGGGTCGACTATCAACTTTCACCGACCTTGGCCCCGCTGTCAGCGCTAAAACGCGACATCACCGTCATCACGGGTTTGAATCACGAGAACGCCACGCCGGGAACGGACGGCGGCGGCGATCATGCCCGTTCCACGGCGGTCTACTTGACCGGCGTCCGACCGAAAAAAACTGGCGGCTCCGACATTCTCAACGGGCCGTCCATCGATCAGGTGATCGCTCGACAGACCGGCCGTCACACGCGACTTCCTTCGCTTGAGTTGAGTACCGACGGTGCGCGAACAACCGGCCGTTGCGATTCGGGCTATAGTTGCGCCTATCAGTTCAATCTCTCATGGGCTTCACCGACCAGACCGGTTCCCGCCGAGCAAAATCCCCGCGCGGTGTTCGAACGACTGTTCGGTACGGCCGATGCTGACGATGCTCTTGCCGCCGGTCGAAAACAGCTGCGACGTAGTGTGCTTGATTTCGTCCTGGACGATGCGAAGTCGCTGCAACGCAACCTGCCGCAAGTCGATCGACGCAAGCTCGACCAGTACTTCACAGCGCTACGTGAAACGGAACGTCGCATCGAACGGGCCGAGCAAGCACTCGAAGCACCGCCGACGGCCCTTTCACCCGCCGGGATTCCCGAGTCCTATCAAGAACACATTCGCCTGATGCTCGATCTGAGTACCTTGGCGTTTCAGACCGACGCCGTGCGGGTCGCGACATTTACGCTGGCCAACGACGGCAGCAATCGGGCCTTTTCCGAGATCGGCGTTCGCGAGGCGCATCATCAACTCTCCCATCATCGCAACAACCCAGCGACGCTTGAGAAGATTGCCCAGATCGATCGCTTCTACGTTGAGCAGTTTGCGTGGTTTCTGGAGCATCTACGGAACATTACCGAAGGGGAGGGGACCTTGCTTGACAACTCGATGGTGCTGTACGGCAGTTGCCTCAGCGAAGGCAACAAGCACTTGCACAGCAATTTACCCATTCTCCTTGCAGGCAGGGGCGGAGGGACCTTGTCCCCGAACAAGCTTCTGGCCGCACCGGATCCGACGCCGATGTGCAACCTCCATCTCGCGTTGGCACAACGAATGGGTCTGAACCTCGACCGCTTTGGCGATAGCGAAGGTGCATTGGCGGGTATCTGA